A window of Methanolobus sediminis contains these coding sequences:
- a CDS encoding MarR family winged helix-turn-helix transcriptional regulator, translated as MNPDPKSAVLDDNSCKCIGKNECIGRDISHLFRSINIYLSNELDAYGLGSGQFPFFMRLLHHDGVSQESLANMLRYDRATITRSLNKLEDQGYVIRKRDPKDKRAYCVYLTGEGQKMAPILMEIGANLNDVLLRGFNDEEKAMFISLVEKAAMNIASENEMRKASND; from the coding sequence ATGAATCCTGATCCTAAATCCGCTGTTCTTGATGACAATTCCTGCAAATGTATAGGGAAAAACGAATGCATCGGCCGTGACATCTCGCACCTTTTCAGGTCTATCAATATCTATCTTTCAAATGAACTGGATGCATACGGTCTGGGAAGCGGTCAGTTCCCGTTTTTCATGCGCTTGCTTCACCATGACGGTGTCAGTCAGGAATCTCTTGCAAATATGTTGAGATACGACAGGGCAACGATCACCCGTTCGCTGAACAAGCTTGAGGATCAGGGTTATGTGATCCGGAAACGCGACCCCAAAGACAAGCGTGCCTATTGTGTCTATCTTACAGGGGAAGGTCAGAAAATGGCTCCTATACTGATGGAAATAGGTGCTAATCTCAATGATGTACTGCTTCGGGGTTTCAACGATGAGGAAAAGGCTATGTTCATCTCACTTGTGGAAAAGGCGGCAATGAACATTGCTTCGGAAAACGAAATGAGGAAGGCTTCAAATGACTGA
- a CDS encoding MATE family efflux transporter gives MTDNNFDDNSEPKAGLGKTTSGMKAILGDPKKAMFKLALPMMLGMSVQTLYNLVDTFWVSGLGANALAAVGFVFPFFFMIIALSTGLGVGAGSAISRRLGSRDKTGADNVAVHTMILMLILSALFTIPLYTFAEPIFVLIGAGETTAMASVYGKIIFGGSILLFFTNVANAILRSEGDTKRAMNAMIFGSVLNIVLDPIFIYKLNLGVSGAAWATVLSMAVTAVMMVNWLFFRKDTYITFDFKDFHFEKGILRDIFRVGIPASVQQTSMAFMMLIMNVIIIAVSNTDGVAVYTVGWRVVTIAIAPLIGIATAVVTLAGFSYGEGSYDKVSFTHIYAMKVGFIVETVIAFFTFVLAPQIAWVFTLSESASHITNDLTVFLRIICIFYPTVSLGLLSSSLFQGVGKGMNALFASILRALIFVPLFAVIFAFNLNLGLVGVWWGMVTGNILGSLFIFGWARLYVSRLLKSGSGSRTTASHENEEVGA, from the coding sequence ATGACTGATAATAATTTTGACGATAATTCTGAGCCAAAAGCAGGGCTTGGAAAAACTACATCCGGCATGAAGGCCATACTGGGCGACCCTAAAAAAGCAATGTTCAAACTGGCATTGCCAATGATGCTTGGAATGTCTGTTCAGACACTTTACAACCTGGTGGATACATTCTGGGTTTCAGGGCTTGGAGCTAATGCCCTTGCAGCTGTAGGTTTCGTATTCCCGTTCTTCTTTATGATTATTGCATTGTCCACTGGTCTTGGTGTGGGTGCAGGTTCTGCTATATCCCGCAGGCTTGGCTCAAGGGATAAAACAGGGGCTGATAACGTTGCAGTTCATACAATGATACTAATGCTGATACTTTCAGCTCTGTTCACGATACCTCTGTATACTTTTGCTGAACCAATATTCGTTCTTATAGGTGCAGGGGAAACAACTGCAATGGCAAGTGTCTATGGTAAGATCATCTTCGGTGGAAGTATTCTTCTCTTTTTCACTAACGTTGCAAATGCTATACTGCGTAGTGAGGGTGACACCAAAAGAGCTATGAACGCCATGATATTCGGTTCTGTGTTGAATATAGTCCTTGACCCGATATTCATCTATAAGCTGAACTTAGGTGTTTCCGGTGCAGCCTGGGCAACAGTTCTCTCAATGGCAGTTACTGCAGTTATGATGGTGAACTGGCTGTTCTTCAGAAAAGACACATATATCACATTTGATTTCAAAGATTTCCATTTTGAAAAAGGAATTCTCAGGGATATTTTCCGTGTTGGTATACCGGCATCAGTGCAGCAGACATCAATGGCTTTTATGATGCTTATAATGAATGTCATCATAATTGCTGTGAGCAATACTGATGGTGTTGCAGTTTATACTGTAGGGTGGCGTGTTGTTACTATTGCCATCGCTCCGCTAATAGGAATTGCCACGGCAGTTGTAACGCTTGCAGGTTTCTCATATGGTGAAGGTTCCTATGACAAGGTGTCTTTCACACACATATACGCCATGAAAGTAGGTTTTATAGTGGAAACAGTGATAGCTTTCTTCACTTTTGTCCTGGCACCTCAGATCGCATGGGTATTCACTCTGTCAGAAAGTGCATCACATATCACAAATGACCTTACCGTATTCCTGAGGATTATTTGCATATTCTATCCTACTGTCTCTCTTGGTTTGCTTTCTTCCTCTCTCTTCCAGGGTGTTGGTAAGGGAATGAATGCGCTCTTTGCTTCCATACTGCGTGCTCTGATATTCGTTCCACTGTTTGCTGTGATCTTTGCCTTTAACCTGAATCTGGGACTTGTCGGAGTATGGTGGGGAATGGTAACAGGAAATATATTGGGTTCATTGTTCATCTTTGGATGGGCAAGGTTGTATGTTTCAAGGCTTCTGAAGTCTGGATCCGGTAGCAGGACAACTGCTTCGCATGAGAACGAGGAAGTTGGGGCATGA
- a CDS encoding mechanosensitive ion channel family protein, whose translation MADILSQAIPYTDITVANILFALVVLVAGIIIAGILSGMFRNGLKKTKLPALVIEFLVRFLRALLYVGVLLAVVSALGVDISSVVVGLSAVIGLVLGFGLQDSLNNLAAGVWIASLRPLDKGEFVTVNGMSGNVHAVGIMATELLTPDNQFITIPNKLVWGSPIINVTRMPTRRVAVDVGVSYSTDIPRAVKVALDVIKRDSRVLSDPAPAVITTELADSSVNLQLRAWVNTSDFWGVKNDLTIAIHAEFGAQDIEIPFPQVDVHMYKI comes from the coding sequence ATGGCAGATATTTTATCTCAGGCGATTCCTTACACAGATATCACTGTGGCAAATATTTTATTTGCTTTAGTGGTTCTTGTTGCCGGAATTATTATTGCGGGAATACTTTCCGGTATGTTCCGCAACGGATTGAAAAAGACAAAACTTCCTGCGTTGGTTATTGAATTCCTTGTGCGTTTCCTGCGTGCTCTATTATATGTGGGCGTGCTTCTGGCAGTTGTCAGTGCACTTGGAGTTGACATAAGTTCAGTTGTAGTCGGACTTTCTGCAGTGATAGGTCTGGTCCTCGGATTCGGTTTGCAGGATTCTCTGAACAACCTGGCTGCAGGTGTGTGGATAGCATCCCTCAGGCCACTTGACAAAGGAGAATTTGTAACCGTCAATGGAATGTCAGGTAATGTGCATGCAGTGGGTATCATGGCAACAGAACTTCTCACACCTGATAACCAGTTCATCACAATTCCAAATAAACTTGTGTGGGGCAGTCCGATAATCAATGTGACACGTATGCCAACCAGAAGAGTGGCTGTTGATGTTGGTGTAAGTTACTCTACTGATATTCCAAGAGCTGTTAAGGTCGCACTGGATGTTATCAAAAGGGATTCCCGCGTACTGTCAGATCCGGCACCTGCAGTTATAACCACCGAACTGGCAGATTCCTCTGTGAATCTACAGCTTCGTGCATGGGTTAACACTTCAGACTTCTGGGGCGTAAAGAACGACCTTACAATAGCAATTCATGCAGAATTCGGTGCACAGGATATCGAGATCCCATTCCCGCAGGTGGATGTGCACATGTACAAGATCTAA
- a CDS encoding ABC transporter ATP-binding protein — protein sequence MEPGIIEVKGLRKEYGDFVAVDNLSFSVEKGQIFGIVGPNGAGKTTTLKMLSSLIRPTAGSIHMKGLDIATNAVEIKSFLGFLPEESPLYEGMEVDDYLMYFAELYCVPKDQAKKRIRELLFDLALNPDGKKIGDLSKGMKRKVAIARSLINDPDVLIYDEPASGLDPMTSRYITDYVRSLKQSGKTIIFTAHNLYQVESLCDRILILKGGRLVTLGTAEEIRKEYGKIQYRLEFKVDDITDYNISEVIKEVDESYVVITNDIDVVNQTTKWVASKGGDIVEMRTIVPSLEEIFLELMGVELFVD from the coding sequence GTGGAACCTGGCATAATTGAAGTAAAAGGACTTCGCAAGGAATATGGCGATTTTGTAGCCGTTGATAATCTTTCATTCTCAGTGGAAAAAGGTCAGATCTTCGGAATTGTGGGGCCAAACGGTGCAGGTAAGACCACTACTCTGAAAATGCTCAGCAGTCTGATCAGGCCAACAGCCGGTTCTATCCACATGAAAGGTCTGGATATAGCCACCAATGCTGTTGAAATAAAGTCATTCCTCGGTTTTCTTCCAGAAGAATCTCCTCTTTATGAGGGCATGGAAGTGGATGATTATCTGATGTACTTTGCTGAGTTATATTGTGTTCCTAAAGACCAGGCAAAGAAAAGGATACGTGAGCTTCTTTTTGATCTTGCGCTCAATCCTGACGGCAAGAAGATAGGTGATCTTTCTAAAGGTATGAAGCGTAAAGTCGCTATTGCACGCTCACTGATTAATGATCCTGATGTTCTTATTTATGATGAACCTGCCTCGGGTCTTGATCCAATGACCTCCAGGTATATTACTGATTATGTTCGTTCTCTGAAGCAATCCGGCAAGACTATCATCTTCACTGCCCATAACCTGTATCAGGTGGAAAGTCTCTGTGACAGGATACTGATCTTAAAAGGCGGAAGGCTTGTAACACTTGGCACAGCCGAGGAGATCAGGAAAGAGTATGGTAAGATCCAGTATCGGCTTGAGTTTAAGGTTGACGACATTACGGACTACAATATCTCTGAAGTGATCAAAGAAGTTGATGAAAGCTATGTTGTTATCACAAACGACATTGATGTAGTTAACCAGACTACAAAATGGGTTGCTTCCAAAGGCGGGGACATTGTTGAAATGCGTACTATAGTCCCGTCACTGGAAGAGATTTTCCTCGAGCTTATGGGCGTTGAACTTTTTGTTGATTGA